A segment of the Chiloscyllium plagiosum isolate BGI_BamShark_2017 chromosome 39, ASM401019v2, whole genome shotgun sequence genome:
CATTTTGATATTCCGTTCATTTTTCGTTAACCCTGTCCCAATCTCTGTCCAGACAGTTCCACTGACAAGACGTCCGTCCTCGTCTTCCTCCCGCCGTCTGTGTCTGCCCAGATGGACCCCGTCCCCTTGGTGTGTCTAGTCAGCGGGGTCTCTTCCAACGAGATTGTCATTTTCTGGAATATTTCCGGCGAGGTGACCCAGGGGGCGAGCGATGTCGGGAAGAGGGAGCGGGACGGCACCTGGAACATCACGAGTCAGGTCACGGTGATGAGGGAACAGTGGACCAGCGgcgctctgtgttcctgtgttgTTCAACTGGGAGAGAAAGTCCTGACAAAGAGTGTGTCTTTCACTGAACCGGCGGCAGCAAAGGCAGGTGAGTTATTGAGATGCCCAGTGAGGGTGGAGATTCAACTTTATAGTCGCCCATTTTCTAAAACAAACCTCAGTCCATCATTTAAGTTCCTCCATCAAATAAAGGAATAACCATATGGGTATAGTTTTAAAGTGTGTATGactgtgcacgtgtgtgtgtgtgtgtgtgttttatgtgggtgtgtgtatatTTGCATTTTGCAATGCATGGCTGCATGAGTGCACACATACATACGTGCGTTTTCGGATGTGATTATGTACGTTTACGTGTCTATGTATGAAAAACTGTGAAAACTAGGGTTGCATACATGTGTGAAGGCATACATATGTGTGAGTGTTTATTTAACTTGTGTGTGCCTGCGTTagtgtgcatgcgtgtgtttcTATGCATATAtatttgtgtgtctgtatatgtgaaTGCACTTGCACCTATGTTAGCATGTATGACTGCGTCACTGTGTCTATCTGAATGTGCATCTCTGTTATATATGTGTGTATCTGAGCTTGTGTCCGTCTGTATAAAATTGTGTCTTTTTGCTTTTCTACGTGTATGAATGTGTGTCTCCGTGTGTGTACtaatgtgtgtctctgtgtctgcataTGTGTGTGCGTATGAGTTTCTGAATGTCTGTATGAGGCTGAGTGTGCATTCacctgtgtgagagtgtgtgcatgtttcAGTCCGAGTATCAATATGTCgttgtgtgtgtacacacataattatgtatgtgtatgtgtgtggggggaTTATTTGACTTTGTTATATGGGTGcacgtgtgtctctgtgtgtatttaTGCCTTAGTGTGTGTTTGTGCTATATGCATGTGCAGGTTGTGAATTTGAGCCCGCATATGtacatacgtgtgtgtgtgtgagcgtgtaagtgtctgtgtgtgcttgtatacatttgagtgagtgtgtgcatttgTGCCTGTGGGTGTACCTATGTGCGTGCAGCATAACAATTCGCTTTTTAGGGTTGTATTCTCAGGCGGCAGATCTTGGAAAATGGCTTGTAATAAATCCAAGTACACAATGAGGTAATGAATTTCGAGGCATGAGATTGGCTATTGAACTGGGGGATGCTCCTGCAGGGGTTTCACACTCGCTCACTTCTATTCAACTTATAGGAACATCGGACAATGAGGTGTAGGGaaaggactaggccattcagcctgttatgCCTGTTTTGCCGTCCATTAAAAGGGTGGGGGTTGCATTCAGAATACTGTATTACTTccctgccaggagaaagtgaggactgcagatgctggagatcagagctgaaaatgtgttgctggaaaagcgcagcaggtcaggcagcatccaagaagcaggagaatcgacgtttcgggcatgagcccttcttcaggaatgaggaaaagacTTTCCTGCCAGTCAGCTTCAGCTTGACTCCCTTTATAATTTACTGGGATCTTCACTTTCAGTCCCTGGCTGACAGTCAAACTCAAGCTCAATATTAAGTTCACTTCAGATATCAGCAATTGAATCTCAGGCTAGCGTTAATTTATGAACGTTTGTTGCAGTTAATTCGTTGAGAGCAGTTCCGGCTTAACCCTGTTGAAGCAGACTGGCGACCATGCATTAATATGTGAAGGTAGTGGGACTGATGAACATGTGGAAACTTCCCCTTCATGAACGCAGAACTCAGCTGCAACAAAATGTTATCTTACTCTTCATAATTCCCTGGTCAGAACCGCAATGGCGTGCCCAACTCTGCAACACAGATCTTGAGAAAGGATGTCAAGatcattggagagagtgcagaggctGATTTCCCAGGGTGGGACTCGGCAACAAGTGAATTTAGTTTCTGCAGAGAGATAGGGAGAAGAGGGGACCATTCTCCTCAGATCACGAAAGGCTAAGGGTAGAGTGAATCAAGTTGATCAAAATTATGAGAGTGGGAAAGCAAGGGCGGTGGGTGCTAGATTCCATCGAGTCCATGAGGGCCAAACCGTTCCCACCAGCAGAGGGTCAGGTAACAAAGGGAGACACGAATTGAAAagaatgagaaaaagaactgTGTGGGGCAAAATGAGAAGAATTTGATTCTTTCGTcaatccagttgttgtggtctgggATGTGCTGCCTGAAATGAGGATGGAAGCAAATTCAACACAAAACATTTTGGAGGAAATATTTGATAAAATCACAATCACACGGCTGTCGTAAATGCAACACATGAGATACACCTGCTAAGGAGCTGGCAAGGATAGAATGGGAGGAATCGCCTCATTCTATGCATCATCAGTCTGGGATTCTgtatattttcttttccttttttgtaATTGTTGAGTTGCAATACCTGTACCGTCAGTCCGTTTATCTGAACTGACAAAAATTGTGTTACTTCCTGAATCTTGCGTCCACTTCAAATCCTATTTTGTTCTCATTTCACTTCGGAGTTTGATGCTCAGATAGAGTCAAGATTCCCATTCGACGATCCCAGACAATAAGAATGATTTGACTGAGTagtgatgttttttttttctctcccgaGTCCTCTCTCCAGAATGGTGCAATACAGTCAGTAACGTTTTGAGAATCATCTCGGCAATCCTCCTCCTAAGCTTGATTCTAATTATGGTCTACAAAGACAGTCGATCAGGTAAGGAATTACCATTTACCAGTGATCCATTGGCAATAATTCTTTTTCCGATTCCCAGTTGATAATTGCAGTTTCTTTCTCCAACAGCGCCAGGCAGGAGACCCCACAATGAAAAGTAAGTATCTAAACCATTTGCGAAGTGCATCACTGGGACTCCAAATGCTCGCTTAGCCAACGATGGTGGCATCccataaatattttttttaaaaaaactctcctgTTATTCAAATATCAGGGGGAAAAAACAAAATGCTATGGTTGAGGGAAATTTCAGACAAATGTAGAGAACATAAGAGAATCTCGAGTACAGTATGACTGTTTTCTGGACACTCTATTTCCAGCATGCTCTACATTTTTGAATCCGGGCATTGATTCCTGCCCGTTTATATCTTGCACCACCTTTCCAGATTGATTGTGAGGCCGCTCAACAACTCCTTGTTCAACTATTTCTGGCAACCAGGTGCGGATGTACAAGAGCGAAATGTAACATGCAACTTTTTGGTTTTGTCTGCACCCAGCTTTCgattgagagagagaacacaaaGAGGCGAATGAGACCAGTTGCAATTGGGTAAGTGGGATTGACAGATTAAAAATCCAATGGGGAAATTCACGAGATTCATGAGTGCATTCCTCCCTGTGAATGTGTTCTCCACTCTGACACCTGTTGTTCCCTGAGAACTCATTAGCCCTTCATTTTAGCATAATATTAGGTCTGTTTGTGTATTAGTTATCCTCCGAAATAATTGTAAATAAAAAGGTTGCGGTTATTTATAAATACCAGCAAATAACATTAGACTCATTTTCAAATACTAAATGTAACTGTTTATAAATATCAGTAGCAATATTGCATTTACTTATAAATGCCAGCAGTTATATTATTTACAATTCTAAATACCGAGAgtaatattacatttatttaCAAATATCAGCAGTAACATTGCGTTAATTTATAAATGTCTGCAGTTACATTATACTCATTTTAAATGCCAGCAAtagcattgtattttttttataaatgcCAGCAGTAACATTGTATTTGTTTGTAAATACCAGCAGTAACATATCATCTATTTATAAATGCCAGCAGTAATATTATGTTTACTGATAATATCGTATTTATTTATAAATATCAGCAGGaaccttttatttattcatgaattCCAGCAGAAATATTATGTTCCTGTCTGTTGACTCCTATTGACTCATTATGGTTTACAAATTTGGGCTGTGGGCATCTTTCGCAACTGGATTGTGCAGAGTTCAGGTGTTAAGATCTCTGATGGCCCTAATATAAATTAATGCTTTAAACTTCAGCATATTGGGGACACTATTTCAATAGGTATGGTGGACATGAAACTTGGAAGACATACGGTCTGTGAGGGAATCTACAGATTTCAGAAGAATGCCGACAGTTCGATTGAATGAGCAGATACATTTGATGCAAAGGAGTTGCGATATGATCTATTTTGGTCGGCTCAAAAAGCAGGGGTTCAGACAAAATAAAGAGTGGAACAACAACTGGATGCTGAAAAAGAGTGATCTAGGTGTAGATTTATTTGTATCATGGAAGGTGGTAAGTGCCGTGACAAGAACATTTAATACTCACAGTGTCGTGGACTCAACAAATCAGGGGAATGGATTACAATAGCGAGAAATGCATCTTACCCTGCTTAAAACATTGTGTTTGCCCCATATTGTATATCAGTTAAACACCGTCCTCTGCCACAAACCATAGAAAGGTCATGAAATCTTGAGTTAAAGAGAAAGAGGGAGTCTTCAAGTGATTCACGATACCTTTTCCAAGGAAGAGGGAGTTCATTGATCGGGATAGATCAAAGGAAGTGCACGGTTCTCCTTGGTGAAGAGAATGGTGACAGGAGAGTCCATCGAATTCTTTAAAATCATGTGGGAAATGAATAGAGTGGAGAGTGAAAAACAGTTCCATGGACATAATATTTTCTTGTAAGGCAGGGGGGCAATAGTGAATTAGGTGATGTTGCCAAATTGGAGaatagtgatggagaaagtgaggactgcagatgctggagatcagagctgaaaatgtgttgctggaaaagcgcagcaggtcaggcaacatccaaggagcaggagaatcgacgtttcgggcatgagcccttcttcagccctgattcctgaagaagggctcatgcccgaaacgtcgattctcctgctccttggatgctgcctgacctgctgcgcttttccagcaacacattttcaactcagtGGAGAATAGTGATGCATTGGTAGGAACAAAGATGCATTCAGAAGATTTTGGTGCATTGGTAGGACAATGGAGAACTGTTAAGATAATAATGCGTTGGTTCGTCAGTGGTGCATGAGTAAAACAATGGTGTTCCGgtagcataaaagcaaattactgcgcatgctggaatctgaaaccaaaatagaaaatgctggaaaatctcagcaggtctggcagcatctctaaggagagaaaagagctgacgtttcgaggctaactgaccctttatcaaagcttaaaaaaagggagaaatagggaggtatttatactaggctgagagaagagACAAACGAAAATCCAGTCGGAGAGAAGAGCAGTACTTCTTCAGAGTAGGCATTCTTGGAAGAGAGGTGGCAGTGGGTTaaacactggataaaagcaaattactgcggatactggaatctgaaaccaaaacaaaaaatgcagttagactcgaaacgtcagcttttttctctccttacagatgctgccagacctgctgagattttccagcatttttttcttttggtgTACTGGTAGGACAATACCGTTTTGATATTACAATATCCTATTGGCAGAACAATGACATATTGGTAGGGCATTTGTGTATTGGTAGGACAATGATGGACTGAGAGGGCGATTGTTTATTGACAGCATAATAGAGTATTAGTAGGTCAAAGGAGTATGAGAAACACGGTGTTGTATCAGGAGATCAATGATGTATTAGAAGGCGAATTGCATATTGGTAGCATAATGGTTTATTGTTTGGACAATGGTGCGTCGACAGGATAGTAGTGTATTGGTTGGACAATGTAATATTGTTATGAAATGGTCTATTGGGAGGACAATAGTATATAGGCAGACGATGCTGTATTGGGAGGACAATGTTGTCTTCGGAGGATGATGTTATCTTCAGAGGACAATGGTGTATTGGGAGGACCATGGTGTATTGGAAGACCAACGAAATATCGGTAGGGCATACTATATTGGTAGCAGATGGCAAATTGATAGGAAAATGGTGTAATGGTAGACAACAGTTTACTGGAAAGCCAATGGTGCATTGCAAAGCAAAGGCACGTTTGtaggaaaatggaatgttgggATAACGATTGTGTATTTGAAAGACAATAGTGTATTGATAAAACAATGGAAAATTGATAAGACAATGGCATAATGATATGCCAATGACGTATTCCAAGAACAATAGagcagttgtgtttttttttaaagtgtactTAGAAACTGAGGTGATTTGGGGAAGTAACTGAATTTTGAGAGAACAGTGATGTCCTGAATGGAGAATGATGCATTCTGATGAACATCGTCACACTGAAGGAGTATTGACTTACTGGGTCTCCGTAAGTAAATCTGGTTTAGTCAGAcgaagataaatgtttcattaACAATTTAAACATTCATACACAGGAAAGAACCATCAA
Coding sequences within it:
- the LOC122541995 gene encoding uncharacterized protein LOC122541995; this encodes MTKNTHFLMLLGQLLAVYVADSQLAGPQGPFAKTAKVGETVKLECQLSFPVVLVTSYFWYKQTVGEAPVAIDTTNCKESDCKFISKKGDSERVLQLEIRDVQVNDSGTYYCADRDGYAPLQPGPKLLVGDSSTDKTSVLVFLPPSVSAQMDPVPLVCLVSGVSSNEIVIFWNISGEVTQGASDVGKRERDGTWNITSQVTVMREQWTSGALCSCVVQLGEKVLTKSVSFTEPAAAKAVLSPEWCNTVSNVLRIISAILLLSLILIMVYKDSRSAPGRRPHNENFRLRERTQRGE